The Microcebus murinus isolate Inina chromosome 9, M.murinus_Inina_mat1.0, whole genome shotgun sequence nucleotide sequence AAGAAGTCCAGAACCTCAAGGAAATCGTAAGCAGCCTAAAGAAATCTTGCCAAGACTGCAAACTGCAGGCCGACGACAACCGAGACCCGGGCGGGACGGGACTGCTGTCCCCCGGCACGGGGGCCCCGGGAGGGGCCGGCGACAACAGAGTTAGAGAACTGGAGAGCGAGGTCAACAAGCTGTCCTCCCAGCTGAAGAACGCGAAAGAGGAGATCGACGTGCTTCACGGCCGCCTGGAGAAGCTGAATCTTGTAAACATGAACAACATAGAAAATTACGTTGATAGCAAAGTGGCAAACCTAACATTCGTGGTCAATAGTTTGGATGGCAAATGTTCCAAGTGCCCCAGCCAAGAACAAATACAGTCACGTCCGGGTATGTATAATaatgttttcttatcatttgttcCTAGATGTTATATGGCTAGACAGTATCTATAAACGTTAACCTGAGAAAATAAGTTGTAGGTGACAGTTAATAAGCCTTTTATTCATTAAGGTGTACAGGAAACACACATCTTCTCAAATGGGACCACAGAAATAACATAAGAcctaattataaaaatcataattagGTCTGTAACCACTTTCaactttaagattttatttactaATGCCAGACCTACACACAGGCAGAAGGaggggggggagggcaggggagggaggggggagggagagactTTAATGTTTTAGTGCATTTAACTTTATCTCTTCATGGAGGTgtttgaaaacaataaagataagGCAGTGTTTGCAATTGTGCTTTGTTCTTTGGAAATCAGTTTTTCTTGTGGTCGGcaacaaggaaaggaaaagaagtccttgaaagattttaaaaagtaatctgtAGTTCATAATCccaaatatatagtaaaaatgagAGACTGTATAGATGGAATAAAATCAGCTGCATGTGGGTGTAAAACTTTTTGCTTTGAGGACCAGTggcagaaaaatgttttaagggGAGTGTTTTGGCATGCTGCTTAAGAGaaggaatacatttttatttctatctcttttaCCTTAAGCTAGAATTCAaggatataaaaaaatagaactcatCCTTACCATCCAAGTGACTTGAATTAACTTTAATAAGTATATGTGAAGGACCACAGACCTAACTACCTACTCTGCCCATAAACTAACAATGGCATTGGTTCCCCCAAACGGTGGCTTTCCACTTGAGTTCCTGGGACTGCAGCAGATGGTCTTGTTATACTTTGGAAAGCCATCTCTGCATTAGACCTCTACTTACTATGAGTGTAAGGTGGAACACACTTGTAGAGATCACTTTCATTGGAGCAAGTACCTCAGGCATGCTCCACTCCCAAGGAATCTGCCAGTGAAAgtgggtggtggttacatggaACACTGTTGCTAACACCCCTGGCAGCCTGTATCTCAATGTACCCTACACACTGCACATCAGAGGTCCACATTTTAGGTGACATCACTGGGTGCAGGTGCACATTAGATTTGATGGTGCATGACAACTTATGATATGAACAAGattctatttttctccttaaagttCTGGGGAAATATCTGAatattctgagttttaaaaacacatgaataGATTTTGTGACTTATGGTATCTTAGATTAAAATTACCTTATCGGtcacaaatttttataaacattagcTGGCAGTAAATACCTGCCTTTGAATCCTACAGAACTCTGTTCATTGATTATTACATGTATCCTGAACATAATCACCTTCTATTTCTTGCTAGAAAGCAAACATATGAAATAGTGACTAACTACTTTCCTGGATAATTACATTCAGAGTAAGAAAACTGATAATTTATTGAAGATTTCACTTGAGCTTCCTTACATAGTTGTCAAGTAAAATGAATGTGAATTTATGATCAATGCTGCACATTAGAATTTTAATGCATCATTTGGAACATGTCCTGTCAAATTTTGACGGACGCCATCAGCCCCTTTTGGTGAAAGGAAATAGGAGTCTGTTTTCTCTGTATGCGTGGAATACAATTCTAGGAGTGTTGGTATCATCTGAATTTTAGGACCGAGGAATACAATGTTGGTAAGAATAAGCTTTGCTGCCCACCAGATCTGAGTTcatgtcctggctctgccactcaatGTTTGTGTCAACTTGGGCAAGCCACTGATCCTCTTCAAGCCTAAATATTCTCACCTGCAGACTGGTACAAATACCTGCATCATAAGGCTGACGTGCATATTAAATGTGACAATGTTATCCAATCTTTGGCAGAGTGCCTAGACTAGAGCATATAGGTAACCCTCACTAAATATTCTAGCTTACTAAAactattacttattttttccttattgttgttgatgttgtCACTATTAGTACCAACCAAGAGTATATTAGAGCACCCTTTCTACTTTATAATATCAGATTCTTGTTCTGAGGCCTTCACAAGCATTTGCTAAACAGATTCAAGTAAGTTTAGCAGAGGAAAGTTTCATTATTGCCATTGATTTAATTACCAAGCTGCTTCTGTATACATCAAGAATTCTTCAGATGCGTAGTTTTTATTAACAAAATCCAatgccttccttttctttccccttcagtTCAACATCTAATATATAAAGATTGTTCTGACTACTACGCAATAGGCAAAAGAAGCAGTGAGATCTATAGAGTAACGCCTGATCCCAAAAACAGCAGCTTTGAGGTTTACTGTGACATGGAGACCATGGGGGGAGGCTGGACCGTGCTGCAGGCGCGTCTGGACGGAAGCACCAACTTCACCCGGACGTGGCAAGACTACAAAGCAGGCTTTGGAAACCTCAGAAGAGAATTCTGGCTGGGCAACGATAAAATTCATCTTCTGACCAAGAGTAAGGAAATGATGCTGAGAATAGACCTTGAAGACTTTAATGGTGTCAAACTATATGCCTTGTATGATCAGTTTTACGTGGCTAACGAGTTTCTGAAATACCGTTTACACGTTGGTAACTATAACGGCACAGCTGGAGACGCCTTACGTTTCAACAAACATTACAACCATGATCTCAAGTTTTTCACCACCCCAGATAAAGACAATGATCGATATCCTTCTGGGAACTGTGGGCTCTACTATAGTTCAGGCTGGTGGTTTGATGCATGTCTTTCTGCAAATTTAAACGGCAAATATTACCACCAAAAATACAGAGGTGTCCGCAATGGGATTTTCTGGGGCACCTGGCCTGGTATCAGTGAGGCACACCCTGGTGGCTATAAGTCCTCCTTCAAAGAGGCCAAAATGATGATTAGACCCAAGCACTTTAAGCCATAAACTGCTAGCACTCATTCCTCCAGGTATTCACTATCTAATAGGGCAATCAATTCCTTAATCAGTTTAGAATATGCcttgttttgtattctttttccatGGCTAAAAAATTATCCCTGAGTAGTAGGTTCTTATGCTACAAAGCATTTggaataaagctgaaaaatactGCATTTTAAAGAGTCCTTTTTTGCCATGCTGTTAGCAATGAAAACTTGTAAGCAATTGGGAATGTTGAGAATTATACATTAGAttcataattcttttcatttctattaattgaaaacttttctatTACTTGCATTACttgccacaattaaaaatattgtttattcagGCTAGATTCTACACAAATAATCTGAACTTTGGCTGTGACTTAAGCACATCTTTTCAAGCTACAATTATTTGGATAATCTTCATTCTGAGATAAACTGActcaatttatgatattttctttggGTCAGGAAGACCCCATAATAGCATTTTTGTTCCTAGATTAAGGGAAATACACAGAATTAAAGCTGTTCATGTATTattcatgaaatataaaatattttaaaatgtggtaacTTAATATCACCCCTAAAAGCACTTAGGAAATAGTGTAACCTTAAACGCCATGGTTTAAAGGTAATTCATTCATAGTTTATAATTCAGATGTTTGATGTTGAAAACTGCTTTAACATGAAAATCATCTTTTGCTTGTATGAACAACAgttgttaatttaaaattgttcACTACTGTGCTAGACTACTGGTAGGCTTTCTTTTTGGGGGTAGGTGTGGGTGGGGAATTCATTTACTTATAGGCTATAATACTCTGAAGGCCAATTTTATATGCAAAGCAATATCATTAACTGGTTTACTTCATAGAAAGCTAAGTTTTCTAGGAcagataaatgtatttatttaaaatgtatgaattttgaaacatacagaatagttaaaatattatatgttgcAACTCTAACTGGTGGATTGACTATTTTAGTATCAGAAATCCAAgataggtatttatttttttaaccaaagtaTCTGTAGcttttataattcattaattcTGGGATGCTAagtatcatattaaaaaatttttaaatgtttaatttcatcATTATAAAAAGGGAGCATTTTTGAGAGAACAGCAGTATtctgctgttttaaaaaacattctagaGTAAAATTTGAAGCAACTCACTATACTGTATGTGAGTTATAGCAATAAATTTGATCTTTAATTTCTGGTGTCTGTTTCTAGTACACTAATcaggtttaaaatatatttacaaagatgCATCTATTCATTATTTGAAAGTGATTAAGGAGGACAGTTGCTTCAGGtaacaaattaatttttcaaatattaatccCTAATAAAGTTTTAATCAAAAATAAGCAAgatattccttaaaaaatatataacaggtTTTCAGGTaaacatgaaaattattaattctattaaaatgttaGAGAAACGCAAATAGAATTAAATgaccaaaatgtaaaacattatagCTTTCAAAGACTATATCTACTAAGTGGGATACCAAATGTAAATGATGTAactgattttctctttgttttttaaaaaagagtaaaaatattgatattatacaatatatttgtTTCAGATAAGGGCATTTTCATttactatatataattattaatatatgtataagtaAATTCTGTGATCGAAAATAGACTTATCACAAAATACAGTTCTAAAAAATATATGCTCATATACAGAGTGCCCATTGATTTAATCGGAACTAGATGTCATTtcaggaaaatttggaaaataattcattaatcCATGTAAATATTCAAAAGCTTGTTGTTTAGTCTTTCCAGACAGAGATGGATCCTTTCCTTATTCAAAggatcaaaattttattttccattatactTTTATGTCACTTTTGTAATAAATTCTGTAACATAGTCCTTTTCAGAATCATTTCATGTTGctcataaaatatattctggacTTTGATACAATCTTTAACATGTTGATGGAAATAGACTATATCTGAAAGTCTTCTGCCTTTAACATAACTATTCACTAACAcatgctaatattaataaatgtggatTGACTATTTACAAACAATGTTTAGAGTCTTGTCTTGGTTCCATTTGATGGCTAATATTTGTTATGTTAATTAagactttatttctaaatattattctttgaaaatattcaaagaaatggaTCTTTAGAAATTCCAGGTGGAGCTGATTTACctataactgaaaaaaatcaaattttacttATACGTAATGTTCCAAATGGATTGACACATCTGTCCAATAAAAAAGAGcttaaatatacaaaacataagtAGTATCTGAGCAACAAAATTTGCTGGTCCTTATTTTTTTTAGGACAAAATTTGCTGGTCCTATCCAAGAAAAGGTTTTCAAGGTAAAAGTGATAGGTAATATCACAATAAGCTcttgtttaaaatgattttgtgtATAATAAGGTTTATGTTTCATGTCTTTTTAacactttgtaaaataaaagatttagtcatatctttttattcttcaatgtggaaacattaaatattgtcagatatttatatatttactcttATCTGAAAAGTTATACAACATTTACTTAATCTAGACAATATCCTTGACTCTTTTAAGACTTTAGTGAATACTGTTTCATTAACTGGAAGATAGAAGCAAATATAGGAACACTATGATCTTATTTCCCTCTAGAATACTGTTGAAACATCTAAAATACAAAAGTTTCATTTTGTGGCATCCAattccatttcctcttcttccatCATCATTGTTGCTGCTCTGGTTAACCCTCATCATCTCCTTAGGATAACACAAATGCTTCCTACTAGTAGCTTATTCCTGTCCATCTTTCATATCACTTGCAGAAagattattcaaaaatataatttttatcctgTTATTGTCCTGCTTAAGACTTTGAACTACTATTTCCTATAAGATAAAACCCACCATCAAATAACCCACCCATCCATGAACCGATTTCTTCCATTACTTACACTCCTGCCATACTAAATGCATGGTTATGCTCAAACCAACCATGTTTTCTCATGGCTTCACCACTTTGCAAATACTGTTCCCTAGGTCCAGACAGATGCCATTCTTAACCCCCCACTGGGTCTTATGTTATCACCCATGATTAAGAGCAGGGACTCTGGAACCAAACTTCCTAGGTTTGAATTTCAGCTCCACTATTTGCAAGCGGTATGACCATGGGAGAGTCATTCAATCTTAATGTTCTTTGTTTGGTTCCTTCAATTATAAGATAGGGATAATAGTAGAATCTGCCTGATGGAGTTAtttagaggattaaatgaggtaacatatgtaaagcatctagaacatacatatgtatttaaaatcttcctccccactccctcctgctGTTACCTCTTCT carries:
- the FGL2 gene encoding fibroleukin; the encoded protein is MKLADWCWLSSAVLATYGFLVVANNETEEIKDERAKDACPVRLESRGRCDEGGECPYQVHLPPLTVQLPEQFGRIEEVFKEVQNLKEIVSSLKKSCQDCKLQADDNRDPGGTGLLSPGTGAPGGAGDNRVRELESEVNKLSSQLKNAKEEIDVLHGRLEKLNLVNMNNIENYVDSKVANLTFVVNSLDGKCSKCPSQEQIQSRPVQHLIYKDCSDYYAIGKRSSEIYRVTPDPKNSSFEVYCDMETMGGGWTVLQARLDGSTNFTRTWQDYKAGFGNLRREFWLGNDKIHLLTKSKEMMLRIDLEDFNGVKLYALYDQFYVANEFLKYRLHVGNYNGTAGDALRFNKHYNHDLKFFTTPDKDNDRYPSGNCGLYYSSGWWFDACLSANLNGKYYHQKYRGVRNGIFWGTWPGISEAHPGGYKSSFKEAKMMIRPKHFKP